TTTCCTCCAGATAATCGCGGGTTGTGCCAGGATGGGGGGTAACAATGGCGCGGTTGCAGCACAGAAAGGCATTGAAAAGGGAGGATTTGCCGGAATTGGGCGCTCCGGCCAGGCAGACCCGGATCCCTTCACGGATGTAGCGGCCCCGGGCTCCGTCACTGTGAAGTTCCCGGGCCTTGTCCAGTGCGGCTGAGACCCTTTTTCTCAGGTCGGCGGCATCAAGAGGGGGGAGGTCCTGGTCGGCAAAATCGATGGCCAGTTCGCAGCGCAGGCGGGCGTCATTCACGGCTTCCAGAAGCTCTTTCAAGGGTTGGGACAGAAGCCCCCGAACCTGCATCAGCGCGGAGCTTTCTGCCTTGCTGCCAGTCGCTGTTATGAGGTCGTTCACAGCCTCAGCCTGGGTGAGGTCGAGCTTGCCATTCAGCAAAGCGCGGTGGGTGAATTCCCCCGGACGGGCCAGACGCGCTTCCAGCAGAAGGTTTTCCAGTATTTTGGCGGCCAGGCGGGGATTTCCGTGGCAGGAAATCTCCACGCAGTCTTCGCCGGTGTAGCTGGCGGGGGCGCGGAAAACCGTGCAGAGGACCTGGTCCAGCGGATTGCCATCACGGCTGTGAAAGATGCCGAAAATCACATGGTGTGAAGGGCTTTTGAGCAGTTTTTGGCGGGGGTGGAAAAATTGGGCGACGATTCCGATGCTACCGCTGCCGCTGATCCTCAGAACATTCACGGCGGCGCAGCCCGG
This sequence is a window from Candidatus Cloacimonadota bacterium. Protein-coding genes within it:
- the mnmE gene encoding tRNA uridine-5-carboxymethylaminomethyl(34) synthesis GTPase MnmE; translated protein: MQSAFEPICAQITPPGCAAVNVLRISGSGSIGIVAQFFHPRQKLLKSPSHHVIFGIFHSRDGNPLDQVLCTVFRAPASYTGEDCVEISCHGNPRLAAKILENLLLEARLARPGEFTHRALLNGKLDLTQAEAVNDLITATGSKAESSALMQVRGLLSQPLKELLEAVNDARLRCELAIDFADQDLPPLDAADLRKRVSAALDKARELHSDGARGRYIREGIRVCLAGAPNSGKSSLFNAFLCCNRAIVTPHPGTTRDYLEESVSLSGYNLILTDTAGLRENAGPIEREGIDRSLGLMQSADLVLYLLPVDEPTPKADPAALSPVPAKTLWLASKWDLCQPENQGSASLESRDGSTPELALPVSAIAPDGLNALQTAILKRFELPLENPDRPLVTNARHLAALERVIAALTSALTSLDNQAGYEFTAFDLITASSALGEILGVSPDPDLLGRIFADFCIGK